The following DNA comes from Ricinus communis isolate WT05 ecotype wild-type chromosome 10, ASM1957865v1, whole genome shotgun sequence.
CGAACGTCGACGTGCTTACTCCGTCCATGCAGTACAGGGTTTTTGGACAATTTAATGGTGGAATTATTGTCACAGAACACAGTAGTTGCCCCTGCAACACTCTCGCCCCATCCCATCTGCTCAAGGACTCGCTTTAGCCATATACACTGTGCAGCACATGAAGCAACGGCAACAAACTCGGCTTCGGTTTTTTACAAAGTTACAACCGACTGTTTCTTTGACGCCTATGAAATTGCTCCTCCCGCCAACAAAAACACATAACTCCTGGTGCTCTTCCTATCATCTTTATCTCCGGCAAAGTCACTATCAGTATATCCAATTAAGCGCCCTACATGCCAAACTCCGCGGTCCCCTTTATATACCTTAGCACACGTTTTGCAGACATCATGTGTAGCCTTGTAGGTTTTGCCATATACCTGCTCAAGATACACACCACAAACATGATGTCCGGTCGCATCAACTGTTTGTATTGAGTTTCATCCACAAGCACACCATCTCCCTCAATACTCAGCTTTGTCCCTGGCACAATAGGATTTCTCACCGGGTTACTGTCTAGCATTCCAAATTTATCAAGGAGCTCATTCGTGTACTTCCTCTGACATATGAAAACTCCTTGATCACCTTGACTGACTTCTACACCcaaaaaatactttatttgGCCTAAGTCAGACATTTCAAACTTGGATTGCATAGATACCTTAAATTCTCTCACAAGCCTTTCACTGCTACTTGTAAACATGATGTCATCCACGTAGAGACTCACAAGAAGTACATTTGATTCGTGGGCATAAATGAACAGAGTGTGTTCATATGGACATCTGGTGAAGCCTTCACTCAAGAAGTAATTTTCTATCTTACTAAACCAGGCTCTCGGCGCTTGTTTCAAGCCATAAAGCGCCTTCTTGAGcttatatactttatactaTTCTCCTTGAACCACGAAGCCTGGGGGTTGTACAACAAAGACTTCCTCTGAGAGCTCCCCATGGAGGAAAGCACTTTTCACGTCAAGCTGATGAATTTTCCATCCATGGTGCCCAGCAAGAGCCAATAAAGATCTAATCGTATCCCACTTGGCTACCGGGGCGaagattttattatagtatATGCCATGTTTTTTAGCATAACCCTTCACTACGAGTCTAGCCTTATACTTATCTACTTTCCCGTGCTCattgagtttagttttataaacCCACTTCACTCCAATTAGGCTGACTTGAGATGGCAAGCACACCAACTCCCATGTGTCATTTCTGTTGATTGCTTCCATCTCAACCTCCATGACTTTCCTCCACTTCTCCTCTTGTCTGGCCTCCTCATAACTACTTAGATCGGCTCCATCTACAAATAATGCAAGTTGTTCATAGAAGTTGCCCATCACATATTCATTATGCCATGCCGGTCTATTTCTGATCCTTGGCCCCAGCTCAGCTTGTGGAGTATTTTCAGCCTCAGATTCCTCTTCCTTTTTTGTTTCTGCTTGTGTACTCTCAGACGAAATAAATTCATTGCCATCATCAACTGCAATTACAATATTCTGGTCATCTGTTGCAATTACTGTACTTTTAGATTCTGCTTCATCCTCCGATTCCCAAACTTCCTCTTCACTGCCATTCCATCTGAGTTGTGTAGACTCACCCACACTTTCATTGCAGTCTTGCCACCCCTTAGATTCATCGAATACAACATTCCTACTCACCataatcttttttgtttgaagATTATATAATCTGTATGCCTTGGATTCTGGTGACACTCCCAAGAAAATGCACTTAGTACTTTTGCCATCCAACTTCTTGCGTTGTTGGTCAGCTACATGAGCATAACATAGGCTTCCAAAAACTTTAAGATGATCCACAGATGGCGGTGAACCACTCCAAAGTTCTTGAGGGGTTTTATCTGCATTGATCGAGGTTGGACATCTATTTAAGATGTGAGTAGCCCAAGCCACTGCTTCTGGCCATATTTTGCTTGGTACTTGACTCTCCTTCAACATACACCTAACCATATTCATAATGGTTCAGTTTTTTCATTCAGCTACTCCGTTCTGCTGTGGAGTGAAAGCCGCCGTAACTGCCTTTTGATGCCGTCTTTGTCACAAAACTCCTTGAATTCGGTAGACAAGAACTCGACTCCTTTATCCGTCCTTAAACAAGCTATCTCCTTCCCTGATTCCTTTTCAATGAACaccttgaatttttaaaatacccTAAAAGCCTCAGATTTCGCCACAAGGAAATAAGTCCATAACTTCCTGCTGTAGTCATCTGTCAACGTAAACAAGTATCTCTTACCCCCATTAGAATCTGGTGTTATAGGCCCGCACAAAT
Coding sequences within:
- the LOC107261371 gene encoding uncharacterized mitochondrial protein AtMg00810-like — encoded protein: MFTSSSERLVREFKVSMQSKFEMSDLGQIKYFLGVEVSQGDQGVFICQRKYTNELLDKFGMLDSNPVRNPIVPGTKLSIEGDGVLVDETQYKQLMRPDIMFVVCILSRYMAKPTRLHMMSAKRVLRYIKGTAEFGM